Proteins from a genomic interval of Spea bombifrons isolate aSpeBom1 chromosome 4, aSpeBom1.2.pri, whole genome shotgun sequence:
- the GLCE gene encoding D-glucuronyl C5-epimerase, with translation MRCLAARVNYKTLIFICSLFTLVTVLLWNKCSSNDHYSSLPWSPQEGFRVDGLDKRALASESNAANGQLRSEEASPQEQQKAPPLVEAKGNGPKYEDIDCVINEDQVVRCRREGNEVYMPFSWAEKYFEVYGKIAQYDGFERFEFSHSYSKVYAQRGPYHPDGVFMSFEGYNVEVRDRVKCISGVEGVPLSTQWGPQGYFYPIQIAQYGLSHYSKNLTEKPPHVEVYEKADETDGGVAGVWTVPKGASVRTVYDKTRYSHVKHFVVPGNSEGASLTLGNTKDFILSLDLKFLTNGSISVVLETTEKNQIFTIHYVTNTQLIAFHNHDVFYGVGSRQTWSTLTRDLVTDLKKGVGLSNTKAVRQTKIMPKKVIQIVVKGSGFLDNVTISTTAHTAAFFSASDWLLRNQDAKGGWPIMVTRKLGEGFRALEPGWYSAMAQGQAISTLVRAYLLTKEQKYLDSALRATAPFKLPSEKHGVKAVFMNKYDWYEEYPTTPSSFVLNGFIYSLIGLYDLKETAGEKLGKEARQLFEKGMESLRAMLPLYDTGSGSIYDLRHFMLGIAPNLARWDYHTTHINQIQLLSSVDGSPILKDYVKRWKTYLKGGRAKHN, from the exons ATGCGTTGCTTGGCAGCTCGGGTCAACTATAAGACTCTGATCTTCATATGCTCTCTCTTTACACTGGTGACTGTGTTGCTGTGGAACAAATGTTCTTCAAACGATCATTACTCCAGCCTGCCATGGAGCCCTCAGGAAGGTTTTAGAGTCGATGGTCTAGACAAGAGGGCCTTGGCTTCAGAGAGCAATGCAGCCAATGGACAGCTCCGATCAGAAGAAGCTTCACCGCAAGAGCAGCAGAAGGCTCCACCTCTGGTGGAGGCCAAAGGAAATGGGCCGAAATATGAGGATATCGACTGTGTGATAAATGAGGATCAGGTGGTGCGATGCAGGAGAGAAGGGAATGAAGTGTATATGCCGTTCTCATGGGCAGAAAAGTACTTTGAAGTATACGGAAAAATTGCACAGTACGATGGCTTTGAACGGTTTGAATTTTCCCACAGTTACTCCAAAGTATATGCCCAACGTGGACCATACCACCCTGATGGGGTCTTCATGTCTTTTGAAGGGTATAACGTGGAGGTGAGAGATCGTGTGAAGTGCATCAGTGGAGTAGAAG GAGTCCCGTTATCCACCCAGTGGGGGCCACAAGGCTACTTCTACCCAATCCAAATCGCTCAATACGGTCTAAGTCATTACAGCAAGAACCTGACTGAGAAGCCGCCGCATGTGGAGGTGTATGAGAAGGCAGATGAGACCGATGGAGGGGTGGCCGGTGTGTGGACAGTCCCCAAGGGAGCTTCTGTCAGAACAGTGTATGACAAGACCAGATATAGCCATGTCAAGCATTTTGTGGTTCCAG GAAATTCTGAGGGTGCATCACTAACGCTTGGGAACACAAAAGACTTCATACTATCTCTAGACTTAAAATTCCTGACTAATGGCAGCATATCAGTGGTGCTGGAGACCACTGAGAAAAACCAGATATTCACTATACACTATGTCACTAATACACAACTCATTGCTTTCCACAATCATGATGTCTTCTATGGGGTGGGATCCAGACAGACCTGGAGTACACTAACCCGTGACCTAGTGACTGATCTGAAGAAGGGGGTAGGACTGTCAAATACAAAGGCTGTCCGCCAGACCAAGATTATGCCGAAAAAGGTTATTCAGATTGTTGTTAAGGGCAGCGGCTTCCTTGACAATGTCACAATATCGACTACTGCCCACACAGCTGCCTTCTTCTCTGCTAGTGATTGGCTGTTAAGAAATCAAGATGCTAAGGGCGGGTGGCCAATAATGGTTACCAGAAAGCTGGGAGAGGGTTTCAGGGCATTAGAACCGGGGTGGTACTCTGCCATGGCTCAGGGACAAGCCATATCCACACTGGTCCGTGCGTACTTGTTGACCAAGGAGCAAAAATACCTGGACTCGGCGCTCAGGGCAACTGCTCCCTTCAAGCTACCCTCTGAAAAACATGGTGTGAAAGCAGTGTTCATGAACAAATACGACTGGTATGAGGAATACCCTACTACTCCTAGCTCCTTTGTGTTGAATGGCTTCATCTACTCCTTGATTGGCTTGTATGACCTGAAGGAAACTGCGGGAGAAAAGCTGGGAAAAGAGGCTCGACAGCTGTTTGAGAAAGGGATGGAGTCCCTGCGAGCCATGCTGCCTCTTTATGACACTGGATCTGGGAGCATTTATGATCTGAGGCACTTCATGCTAGGTATTGCCCCAAATCTGGCTCGCTGGGACTATCACACTACCCACATCAATCAGATTCAGCTCCTATCTAGTGTGGATGGATCTCCTATTTTGAAAGACTATGTCAAACGTTGGAAGACCTACCTGAAAGGAGGCAGAGCAAAGCACAACTAA